In the genome of Chryseobacterium culicis, the window GATTATGAGTTTCAAAGGAGCATCGAAACGTCTTGAAAAAGTAGAAAGAGAAGATAAAGGAATATTATACAAAGACTTTGCGCATGCACCAAGCAAGGTAAAGGCTGCTGTAAAAGCATTTGCAGAGCAATTTAAAAATGATAAGAAATATGGATTTCTGGAACTTCATACCTATTCCAGCTTAAATCCGGCTTTCCTTGAACAATATGACCACGCCATGGATGGTCTGGAAGAAGCCATTGTTTTCTATTCTGAAGATGCTTTGAAGATCAAGAGAATAGAACCTATTTCTCCTGAGTTTATCAAGGAAAAATTCAAAAATGAAAAATTAAGAGTTTTCACAAATGCTGAAGATCTTCACGCCTACTGGAATACATTAGATAAAACAAACGGTGTTTATTTAATGATGAGTTCCGGAAATTTCGGCGGTCTTGATTTAACAAAATAAATAAAAAGCTTCAGATTCTATTTCTGAAGCTTTTTTTATGAAGTATGCTTTCTAATTGTCGCTTAATTTTTTATTATTGGTCAGCTCAATACTCTTTATGGAGCCCAACGGTGCTATTTTTATCGTTTTATTTCCTTTTGCCAGATAAATATAATACATGCTGTTCGATCCTATCAGATGCACCTGCTCAAAGCTATCATCCCCATAGTTTAATTTATAGTCATATTTAAGCTTGTTCTCCCTTATCTTTCTGGTGAGCCCAAGTCCTTCACCCCAACCTATTCCCACAAAGAAAGACAGTAGCATCATGGCGAGAAATTTCACAAACATATTGGTAAAATGATTCTCAATAGCCTCTTTGCTCATATTTTCATGTCCTTTGAGAGATGCCATCTGGAATGCCCAACGTTTATTTTTATTGGCCTGTTTGGATAAAAAAGAGGGAAAAGCAAATGAAAATACGACGATAACAATCAGGGCAATCAGGATAACCGGATGAGCCGTTAAAGTAGCAATCGGGCTTATCAGAATATCCATTATTGTTGAATATTTTAGAATATTAATATTGATCTGATAGTAGAAGACACTTTCTTTTAAAATTCCCATTATAACGAGAAAAAGATACCCGAATGGAAGTGATCTCTTAATTCCTTCTGAATATTTCATGGATGTTTTTTATTGGTTTTAGTTTTATATTGGGGCAGATCAATGATATTGATGTACGAAAATATAAAATTATCATCAAATTAAAACATACAGATTTATCTTTCACATTCTTTGATCAGTTTTTTCAGAATTTCTTCTGTAGAAAGTTCGCTATATGGGTGGATAGACTGCCCTACCCAAATTCCTACAAACTCCGGATTTTGCAAAGATTTTGCTGCTTTACGTAAGGCATTGGTCAGTTTGTTCTGGTAAGGATAAGGTAAAATATATTCTGAATTTTCAACTGTTTCTATAAATTGATTTTTCACGCCTCTGGCATATCTTCCGGAAAAACTCTTCGTCAGAACAACTTCTTCTTCTCTTACCTTTTTCAATCTTTCTTTTTCAAAAGGCTGCAAAGCACTTTCCTGAGAAGCCAGTAAAAGGTTGCCCACCTGAAAACCCTGTGCTCCTAAATCTTTAACAGCCTGCAATGTCTTCGCTCCATAAATCCCTCCAGCATAAATCAAAGGAACTTTTACCTGTTCATAGATCTGTGACAGCAAAGATAATCCTCCGATCTGCGGAATATTTTCTGCTTCAAAACTTCCTCTGTGCCCTCCAGCCTCTATTCCCTGAACGCAGATGATATCAATACCGGAATTTTCAAGTAATAAGGCTTCTCTCACAGAAGTACAGGTTCCGATAAGGGTAACTCCGTTTTCTTTTAATTTCTGAATACTCGGATCATCCAGATTTCCAAAAGTAAAACTTAAAATTTTACAGTCTTCCTGAATGATGGCATCCACCTGATCATGGTAGCCGTTTACACTGATTTCTTCAAGATCCGGGAGATGTACTTCAATCGCATTTTCCTTTGCCAGCTGCTCAATAAAAAGCTTGGTTTTACCATACTTTTCTTTTAAGGCATCAGTTATTTCCGGAATGTGATGAACAAATATATTGGCAGCAAAAGGTTTATCTGTCAATTTTTTCGCCTCTCTGATCAATTCAACAGACTGATCTGCAGAAAGGTCAGCCAGTGCCAGTGATCCGATACAGCCTGCTTTTGCAGCTGCAACAGCCATCTGAACGGTGCTCACTCCAAACATCGGAGCCTGAATAACAGGATATTGTATCCCTAGTTTTTTACTGATTGTATCCGGCCAAAACATAAGAATTATTTTTATTAAAATGTACGAAGAATCAGGCAATACCTCTTATTCAATGATATGATATTGCTCAGAATAAGACTTAAAGTTAAAGGTTTAAGGTTTAGAGTTGTTGATAAACATCTATTGTATATGGAACAAAGCAGGATTTATTTTGCTTTCCTGAGTTCTTTATAGTGTAATTTTGATTCAGGATCAAGCTTTTCTGTGGCATAAGAAAATGTAACAGCAGGCATTGTTTTCACGTAGGTACTGAGAAAATCATGTAATTTCTTTTTGTCTTTTTTTCCTGCTTCTCGGATCCAGCTTCCCACTGCTTTATTCACCAGCTCATTCGGGTCATGAACAAGGATTTCTGCAATAGCAAAAGTATCTTCTACATCATTTTTTCTGATAAATGCATGCGTGCTTACAATGGCAGTTCTTCTTTCCCATGGACTATCGGAATAAGCAAGCTTGTGCAGAATATCCCTGGATTTATCAATGAGATATTCTCCAATAACATGGCAGGCTGCTCTGTCTACAAAATCCCAGTTATTCAAACGGTTATGGCGGTTGAGATACAGATTAAAAAGCTCTTTCTTATGATTTTCAGATACTTTTTTACTTCTTGCCTGGAAATCCATGATGCTTACTGCCCCCATTCTTACTTCATAAAAATCACTATCAAGGAGCTTATTGATTTCATCCAGAGGCATCATCGAAAATTCTTTAGCCGTAGTAAAGACATCCCCGAATTTCACTCCGAAACTCTTGGTAACTCCATCATTTCCTTTGAAAAACTTCTCAGCTTTATTGAGTTCTTTTTCATTCTTGAATAACAAGAGTGTTTCTATGAATTCTTTTGCAGTCATGGGTTATTATTGATTTAAAAAGCCCACAGTTCTCACAAATTATATGGATTAAAACCTGTGTAATTTGTGAGATCCGTGGGTATATTCTTACTCTTTATTTCTATTAAATATCCGCTACAGAATTTAGCATTTTTTGCTCCCATTCCGGATCTTTAGGATCAAAGAACAATCTTTTTCCGGTATCTAAAGAACGTACAACATTCATTTCATCCTCTGTCAGCACAAAATCAAATACATTAAAGTTTTCTTCGATTCTTGAAGGGGTCACAGATTTCGGAATTACAGCAAAACCTTCCTGTAAGTGCCATCTCAGAATGACCTGAGCTACAGTTTTGCCATATTTTTCAGCAATCGCTTTCAGATCAGGATTGCTTAAAAGGTTGGCATTACCATTTCCTAGCGGGCTCCAGGGCTGAGTTACAATATTATTTTCTCTGTCATACACCTGTAATTCTTTCTGCTGGAATACAGGATGCAGTTCAATCTGATTGATCACTGGTAAAACGGTTGAATTAGCCTTTAATTCCTCAAGTTTCTCGACGGTAAAATTACACACCCCAATGGCTTTAATTTTCCCTTCATGATATAACTCTTCCAACGCTTTCCATGTTCCCAGAAAATCTCCATACGGCCAGTGGATTAGATACATATCAAGATAATCCATCTGTAATCTGTCTAATGTTCTCTGAAAAGCACTTTTTGCCTTTTCATATCCATGATCCTGAACCCATACTTTTGATGTGATAAACAATTCATCTCTGTTTACACCGCTATTTTTAACGGCAGCACCTACCGCTGTTTCATTCTGATAAATAGCAGCAGTATCTATCATTCTATATCCTGTTTCAATAGCTTTGATTACTGCATTTTCACATTCTTTCAGATCTTCCATCTGCCATACTCCAAAGCCTAAAGCCGGAATATCCACTCCATTATTTAAGGTTACCACAGGTTGTCCTGTATAGGTTTTCTTTTGCATAAGTCTTTATTTTAATGATTAATATAAAGTGATAAACAAATTTGCAATAAAAAATCGGAAATTCTGCCTACCAATTTTACTGTTCCTGTTAAAAAATTTTGAGTTGCTGGTTGTTGGTTGCTGGTTGTTGGTTGCTGGTTACTTGTTGCTGGTTGTTGGTTGCTGGTTGCTGGTTGCAAAATTATGTTCCTGCTGGTATACCATCGCTATTTTCTTTATTTTTGTTTAAATTAAACATCATGTCACAACACATCAGACTGGCGAATGCAGAGGATTATCCTCGAATTATGGAAATATGGGAATCGGCAGTAAAAGCAACTCATGATTTTCTTGCTGAAGAGGATTTCAATTATTTCAAAGAGGTTATTCCAAGAGATTATCTTCCTAACCTGGAAGTCTATTTACTTACTGAAGACAACGAAGCTGAAGGATTTGCCTCCGTAGCAGAGGGCAATCTGGAAATGCTTTTCATTCACAATGACACTCGTGGAAAAGGCTATGGAAAAACACTTTATCAGTTCATGAAAGAGAAAACGGGATTGACCAAAGTAGATGTGAATGAGCAAAATCCTCAGGCGATCGGGTTTTATGAAAAAATGGGCTTTAAAAAGATCGGAAGATCGGAAAAAGATGGTTCAGGAAAAGAGTATCCAATTATCCATATGAGCCTGTAAATGGAAAATTTCACCTTCAACAAGCTAAATTCGGATTCAGAAATCCCTTATCATTTACTGCTTCTGGCTGATGAAACACAAGAAGCTATCAATCAATATATTTTTAGTTCTGAGATCTATCTTTTACATGACGGTATTGAAAACATTGCTGTAATGGCGTTGTACAAGAAGACCCATACTGAACTGGAAATTAAAAACATTGCCGTCATTGAAAGCTACAGGAATAAAGGTATTGGAACGATCCTGATAGATAAGGCAAAAGAAATTGCGAAAGAAAATCATTATAAAACACTGACTGTTGGAACTTCGGATACCGGCTTCCAACAGATCAGATTTTATGAGAAAAACGGTTTCATTAAAAGTGGAATTCTGAAGGATTTCTTTATTGAAAATTATCCAGCACCCATCTATGAAAACGGTTTACAGATGATAGATATGGTTTTATTAAGCCATCACCTTGCGAAATAATCCTTTAATATGTTCTATTTCAGTTTGATAATTGGTTTTCTTGCGACAACCGAAGTAAAGCGTATTTTCAAATTTCTTCTTTCCTTCCCAAATCAACTGGATATCACCGTTTTCAATATCATTTCTGCATAGAAAATCAGGAACAACAGCTAATCCTGTTCCACCTTTGAGGCAGCGGATGATTGAGTTCATGTTAGGAACAATATAATTAGGACGGAAATTGGGTTTATGACCAAAATTCAATATCCAGTACTGGAAAAGATGTTCCATGTCTCCCGTGGTTCCGTACCATTTTTCATTTTTCAGCCATTCCTCTATCTGTTTGGCATTTTTTGTTTTTAAAACCTTATTGAAAGCTGCTTTATCCACATCTTTCCCTCCTACCAGAATAATTTGTTCTGAAGAGAACGCTTCATGTTCAATATTAGGTGAAGACCCTTTTTTCGGGGTAATAATAAGATCAAGAATTCCTTTATCCAGTTGATCCAGCATTTCAGGATATTCTCCAAAACTGATAATCAGATTAAAGGGTAAGGAAGAAACATATTGTTCCAGGGTGGTCTGAAAAGTCTCAAAACACATACCCACGCTGATTGTCGGAGTATGTTTCTCAGTAGACTTCTGAAAATTCTTTTCTACATCTTCCAGCTTGGTGATTGGTTCAGCTACTGCATTAAACAATACTTTTCCTCGTTCTGTCGGAATCATTTTTCTACCGGTTCTGTCGAACAGCTTATAACCTACATAAGCTTCCAATGAGCTTAAATGAAGGCTTACACCCGGCTGTGATATGAATAAAGCATCCGCAGCACCTGTCAATGTCCCGGTTTTATAGATCGCCTTAAAAGTACGATACCATTCTAAATTAACCATGACTTAATTATTAATATTATAATGCAAAATTACAAAATAATTATAATATTAATACATTTTCATTCTTCAGAAAGGAAGCATAATAATCCGGAATCCCGCTTTCCTTTATCTGGCGGACAGTTTCATCAATCGGATAGGATAATTGGACAATTTCTGGGGTAATTTTTTCTTCGTCTAAAGTCAATACTAAATAAGAAGCCAATCTGTTTTCTTCTTTAGAACGGCCTACGGAACCACAATTGACAGCCCAGGTATCATTTTCAAACTGTTTTTTAAAAGATAAATGAGTATGTCCCATTACCATCAGATCAGCATCTGCCCTTTCCAGCATTGCGTTAAAAACCTCATCATTTTCTGATTCGTATAAGTAAGTATCATTGCTTTCAAGACTGGAATGAACCAATTGAATATTCCAGTGCTTATTCCCTGTTTTATAGTTTAATTTTAAATGAAAAGGAAGTTCAGCAAGAAATTTTTTATTCGGTTCTGAAATGTGTTTTTTAGAGTGATCTATCGCAACAAATCTGGCATTGGTTTCTTCTTCTGAATGCTTGGATAAAGGAACTACAGGAATATCAAAAGCAATCCTTTCATCATGATTTCCCATCAGACAGGGAATGTTCAGGCTTCTGATTTTTTCTATCACTTCATTTCCCCAGGGTGCAAAATCCACCAGGTCCCCCAAACAGAATTTCTGCCGGATTCCCCTCTTCTCAATATCATTCAGTACAACTTCCAGTGCAGGAAGGTTTCCATGCACATCACTAAAAACGGCTATCTGTATCATTGTCCTTCAATTTGTTAGACAAATTTACACGACAGACAGGAATTTCAGTTCAAATATGATATGACATTTTACCATCAGTGCCGTCAATAGTCAATTTTTGCTGCGCAAAGTCAATGATGAATCGGTATACTCATAAAAATTCAAAAGCGAAGCGAATTGACTATTCACCATTCACCATTAGTGCCGTCAATGGTCAATTTTTGCAGCGCAAAGTCAATGATGAATCGGTATACTTATAAAAATTCACAAGCGAAGCGAATTGACTATTCACCATTCACCATTAGTGCCGTCAATGGTCAATTTTTACTTCGTAAAGTCAATAGTGAATCGGTATACNNNNNNNNNNNNNNNNNNNNNNTAGTGCCGTCAATGGTCAATTTTTACTTCGTAAAGTCAATAGTGAATCGGTATACTTATAAAAATTCACAAGCGAAGCGAATTGACTATTCACCATTCACCATTAGTGACGTCAATGGTCAATTTTTACTTCGTAAAGTCAATGATAAATCGCTATACTCATAAAAATTCACAAGCGAAGCGAATTGACTATTCACCATTCACCATTAGTGCCGTCAATGGTCAATTTTTACTTCGTAAAGTCAATAGTGAATCGGTATACTTATAAAAATTCACAAGCGAAGCGGATTGACTATTGACTATTCACCATTCACTCTCGATCTTCAACTTTAACCCCATAACCTTAAATCAAAAACTATAATTTAAATAATACTTCCCTATAATTTATATTATTTTTATTATACAAACATCCGTTCTAACTTTGCAGAGTAAAATTTAAACAATCATAAAAAAAATGAAAAAAGTACTAATCATCAACGGAGGACAGAATTTCGGACATTCCGGAGGAAAATATAATCAGACTATTACAGAAAATACATTAGCAGTTCTTAAAGAATTGGGTAACGTAGAAGTAAAGATCACCAATGTAAGCGAAAATTATGATAAAAATGAAGAAGTAGAAAAGTTTGTGTGGGCAGATTACATCATTTACCATACTCCTATCTGGTGGTTTCAGCTTCCCAACGGATTGAAAAAATACATTGACGAAGTTTTCACTGCAGGTCATGCAAAAGGAATTTATATGAGTGACGGAAGAAATGCTGAAAATCCGGAGATCAATTACGGTACAGGAGGAATGCTTGGTGGCAGAAAGTATATGCTGACTACAAGCTGGAATGCTCCTGCAACAGCCTTTACGCTTCCCGGAGAATTTTTCAGTGAAAAAAGTGTAGATGAAGGTCCTTTATTTGGTTTCCATAGAATGAATGCTTTTGTATCTTTAGAAAAAATGGAAAGTTTCCACTTCCATGATGTAGAGAAAAATGCCAATGTAGAGCGTGATATGAAACGCTACAGAGACCATGTGAAAACTGTTTTTGAAAAAGAATTAAAACCAGAATTAGTATCATGAAAAAAGTACTGATCACAGGAATTACCGGCTATATTGGCGGAACTATCGCAAAGAAACTGCTGGACAAAAATTATGAGGTAACAGGGCTGGTACGTAATGAAGCGCATGTACAGGAACTGAAATCGTTAGGAATCAAGGCTATTGTGGGAGATATTCATAATGAAGACCTTATAAAAACGGCTGTTGCTGATGTTGATGCGGTCATCCATAATGCCGATTCCGCAGATGATGCCTATGCTGCAGACAATTTGATCAAGGCACTGGAAGGAAGTCATAAAACTTTTATATTCACTTCAGGTTCAGCTATTTTCGGAGGTAAAGAAAATGGTAAAAGAAGTAATTTCGTTTATACGGAAGACTTTCCATTAACTCCGAGGTTGGAAATGGCCTCAAGAGTACTGATCAACAATTATGTACTGCAATCTGTACAAAAAGATATAAGAAGCATCGTTATTGTTCCTACAATGGTTTATGGTAAAGGCTTAGGCATTAAAAAAGACAGTATTCAGATCCCGGCTCTCGTTAATTTTTCTCAGGAAAAAGGACATGGAGTTTACTTTGAAGAAGGGGAAAATATCTGGTCTAATTTACATGTTGAAGATTTGGCAGATTTATATGTACTCGCATTGGAAAAAGCAAAAGGAGGTTCCATTTATTATGCTGAAAATGGTTCGTCATCCATAAAAAATATTGCTGAAAACATTAGTAAAAAATACAATCTTAAACCTGCAAAATCATTAAGCATACAGGATGCTGTTAATAAATTCGGTCCTGCAGGAGGTTATTTCGGCTTTGCATCTAACAGTATATGCAGCGCAGACAAAGCCAGAACAGAACTGGATTGGAACCCTATCTATAACTCAATTGAAAATTTTATTTAATTATGAAAATTCATCTTACCGCAATTATAAAAGCCAAAGAAGAACATCAGACAGAAGTATTGGAAGTTCTTCAGAACATGGTAAAAGAAACAAGAAAAGAAGAAGCTTGTGAACTTTACAGCTTACATCAGGGAATTGAAGACAAAAATGAATTTGTTTTCTATGAAATCTGGAAAAATGAAGAAGGACTGGCTCAGCATAATCAGCAGCCCTACATCCAGGCTTTCGGAGCTTTGGTAGACGAAAAACTTCAGGAGAAACCACAGATTTATCTTACAAATAGTATTTAACCATGAAAAAATTAGCGTTGTTAGTACTGGCAATCTTTAGCATAGGATTCGTTCAGGCCCAAACCAAAAAATCAAAAAATATGAAAAAGAAAATTTTATTTGTCGTAACCAGCCACGATAAAAAAGGAAGTACCGGTGAAGATACAGGATATTATCTGGGGGAAGTTTCTCATCCATGGGAAGTTCTCCACAAAGCAGGATATGAAATTGATTTTGTAAGTCCAAAAGGAGGAACTCCTCCGGTAGACGGATTTGATTTGAAAGATCCTGTAAACAAGGAGTTCTGGGAAAACAAAGAATACAAAAACAAGATTGATCATTCTATGACTCCATCTCAGGTGAATCCAAAAGACTATTCAACGGTATTTTATGCAGGAGGACACGGAGCGATGTGGGATTTTGCAGACAATAAGGAACTGGCAGATATCGCTTCAAAAATTTATGAAAACGGAGGTATTGTAGCAGGGGTATGTCATGGTCCTGCAGGGCTTGTGAATATCAAACTGAATAACGGGAAATATCTTGTGGACGGAAAGAAAATCAATGCATTCACCAATGAAGAAGAATCTGAAGTAAAATTAACCAACGTTGTTCCTTTCTTACTGGAAGATAAACTGAAAGAAAGAGGAGCAAAATTTGAAAAATCAGGACTTTGGCAGAATCATGTAGTGGCAGATCAAAGAGTTATTACAGGACAGAATCCACAATCTGCAAAGAGCGTTGGAGAAGCTATCTTAAAAGAATTACATAACAAATAATTTTACCACAAAAGTCGCAAAAGTTTTTTAACACTTAAGTAAATAAAGCTATCATACTGACTGTTATAAGAACACTTAAGTTTTTGAAAATCTACGATTTTCGCGAATACTATAATTGAAACGGCGAGAATTCCCCTTCTCTGGAGGGGTGGCGAAAATTCAAAGAATTTTTGACGGGGTGGTTTAATACAACAACAATTTTAAAACAAACAAAATGGAATATAGAAAATTAGGAAATACCGATTTAGAATTATCAACCATCACACACGGTGCTTTTGCTATTGGCGGAAACATGTGGGGCGGTAATGAAAAGCAGGATTCTATCAATTCTATTCACGCATCATTGGATCATGGCGTAACTTCTATTGACACGGCACCTTTCTATGGTTTCGGGTTAAGCGAGGAAATGATTGGTGAAGCGATCAAAGGAAAAGACCGTTCAAAAATCCAGCTTTTAACAAAATTCGGATTGGTATGGGACGGAAGTAACAATGGAAAAGGAGAATTTTTCTTCGACGCGCAAGACGAAGGAAAAACAATTCCCGTTTATAAATTAGCTTCTAAAGAAAATATCATCAAAGAAGTTGAAGAGAGCTTACAAAGATTGGGAACAGATTATATTGATCTTTTGCAGCTTCACTGGCCGGATAGTACAACTCCTATCTCCGAAACCATGGAAGCCATGGAGCTTTTAATCCAGCAGGGAAAAATCCGTACTGCAGGAGTAAGCAACTATAGTGTGGCTCAAATGGAAGAAGCTAACAGAACTTTACAGCTTGCCAGCAACCAGGTTTCTTACAGCATGCTGAACCGTGCTATTGAAAACGATCTTGTTCCTTATTCTTTAGAAAACAATACAGGAATTATCGTGTACAGCCCAATGGAAAGAGGTCTTTTGACCGGTAAATATTTCAAAGAAACTCAATTAAAGGATAACGACCATAGAAACGGATATTTCTCTCAGTTTGATTTGAGTAAAGTGAAAGCTTTCTTAGAAAAAATTGAACCTATCGCTCAGGAAAAAGGAGCCAGCCTTTCTCAATTGGTATTAAGATGGACTACTCTGCAACCCGCTATTACAGTGGTACTGGCAGGCGCAAGAAATGCACAGCAAGCTATTGAGAATGCAAAAGCAATGTCGATTGACCTTTCACAGGAAGAATTGAATTTCATCAATTCAGCGTTGAGCGAAATTTAATAGGGCTGGAAGCTGGAAGAAGGAGGCTGGAAGTTATTGATGTCGGATAATAAATAGATTGGTTTACAATTAACTTCAATTGTCATTCCGACGAAGGAGGAATCTCTTTGTTATCTACAGAATAGTGCAATAGAAATCTACTTTTTATCAATATACTAATATAACTTCCCTCCCCCAGCTTCCCACTTCACTTCCCCAACCCCAAACCTTACAAAAAATGAAAAATAATCTGATCAAAGTATTCGGGTTAGCAACTCTGTTGACTATTAGCAGCGTTACTTTAAAAGCTCAGACTCTTGTAAACCCGGAAGACCAATCATGGTATCCGTCTGCTTATGGAGCAAAAGACGAAATCGGAGCCGCCAATCTACTGACTCCTGAAGTGGTAAAACAAGCCCTTGGTTTAGTAAAACAAGGTAAAACATTAGCCCTTGCCGTTCCTATTGATAAAAACCTTCCCGCTTTTAGACACAGAAGCTTTAATTTATACAATATTCAGCCCGGAGAACAGGCCGGAAAAAGCATAGGTCCCAATAAATTCACCTTCAATGACGAATTGGTCAACGGATGGACCGGAGTAGGAACACAACTAAACGGTATCGGACACATCGGGATTGATAACATGTACTACAATGGAAATAAAGCCACAGACTTTGTAACCGTAGAAGGAGTAAAAAAACTGGGTGTTGAAAAAGTACCTCCATTCGTTACCCGCGGTGTAGTTCTTGACATGACCGCTCATTATGGAAAATCTATTGTGCCGGGAGGAACAGAATTTACCGTAGAAGATATCCAATCCGTTTTAAAGAAACAGAAACTTACCCTACGAAAAGGTGATATTGTCCTTTTCAATACAGGATGGCTTGAATTGATTGGTAAAAATAACCAGCAATTTCTTGAAACAGAACCGGGAATCGGAATGGATGCCGCAAAATGGCTTGCCGACCAGGGAATTGTTGCTTTTGGCGGTGATACCTGGGCTTCCGAAGTATATCCCAACCCGAAAAGTAAAGAAGAATTCCCTATCAACCAGTTTATGCTGGCTAAAAAAGGAATCTATAACCTGGAACTGATTGACAGCCGTCCATTAGTTAAACAAAAAATCTGGGAATTTTTATTCGTACTGGGACAGCCTTTATATGTAGGTTCTACTCAGGTGAATGTAAATCCTGTAGCGATTTATTAAATTAAATACTTACAGTATGAGGTTGTTTAAACTTTTATATTCATTATTTTAACCACAAAAGGCACAAAAGTTTTAAACACTTAAGTTTTTTCAGAACCAGGCCTTATGCGTAATAAGTACACCTAAGTTTTGTGAAAATCTTTAATTTTCATCTTGTGTGAACTTTTCTGCGGTATCATTTTAAACTTACTTAAGTGAACTCAAGTGTTTTAAAATGAAACCTTTTGTGACTTTTGTGGTTGGGTAAAATTCAAACAACTTTTATATCCGAGAAGCGGAGAGACAATGTAATTCCGGTTTAAAAAATAAAATGA includes:
- a CDS encoding NAD(P)H-dependent flavin oxidoreductase, producing the protein MFWPDTISKKLGIQYPVIQAPMFGVSTVQMAVAAAKAGCIGSLALADLSADQSVELIREAKKLTDKPFAANIFVHHIPEITDALKEKYGKTKLFIEQLAKENAIEVHLPDLEEISVNGYHDQVDAIIQEDCKILSFTFGNLDDPSIQKLKENGVTLIGTCTSVREALLLENSGIDIICVQGIEAGGHRGSFEAENIPQIGGLSLLSQIYEQVKVPLIYAGGIYGAKTLQAVKDLGAQGFQVGNLLLASQESALQPFEKERLKKVREEEVVLTKSFSGRYARGVKNQFIETVENSEYILPYPYQNKLTNALRKAAKSLQNPEFVGIWVGQSIHPYSELSTEEILKKLIKECER
- a CDS encoding DNA alkylation repair protein; this encodes MTAKEFIETLLLFKNEKELNKAEKFFKGNDGVTKSFGVKFGDVFTTAKEFSMMPLDEINKLLDSDFYEVRMGAVSIMDFQARSKKVSENHKKELFNLYLNRHNRLNNWDFVDRAACHVIGEYLIDKSRDILHKLAYSDSPWERRTAIVSTHAFIRKNDVEDTFAIAEILVHDPNELVNKAVGSWIREAGKKDKKKLHDFLSTYVKTMPAVTFSYATEKLDPESKLHYKELRKAK
- a CDS encoding aldo/keto reductase, with amino-acid sequence MQKKTYTGQPVVTLNNGVDIPALGFGVWQMEDLKECENAVIKAIETGYRMIDTAAIYQNETAVGAAVKNSGVNRDELFITSKVWVQDHGYEKAKSAFQRTLDRLQMDYLDMYLIHWPYGDFLGTWKALEELYHEGKIKAIGVCNFTVEKLEELKANSTVLPVINQIELHPVFQQKELQVYDRENNIVTQPWSPLGNGNANLLSNPDLKAIAEKYGKTVAQVILRWHLQEGFAVIPKSVTPSRIEENFNVFDFVLTEDEMNVVRSLDTGKRLFFDPKDPEWEQKMLNSVADI
- a CDS encoding GNAT family N-acetyltransferase, whose protein sequence is MSQHIRLANAEDYPRIMEIWESAVKATHDFLAEEDFNYFKEVIPRDYLPNLEVYLLTEDNEAEGFASVAEGNLEMLFIHNDTRGKGYGKTLYQFMKEKTGLTKVDVNEQNPQAIGFYEKMGFKKIGRSEKDGSGKEYPIIHMSL
- a CDS encoding GNAT family N-acetyltransferase; translation: MENFTFNKLNSDSEIPYHLLLLADETQEAINQYIFSSEIYLLHDGIENIAVMALYKKTHTELEIKNIAVIESYRNKGIGTILIDKAKEIAKENHYKTLTVGTSDTGFQQIRFYEKNGFIKSGILKDFFIENYPAPIYENGLQMIDMVLLSHHLAK
- a CDS encoding LysR family transcriptional regulator; the protein is MVNLEWYRTFKAIYKTGTLTGAADALFISQPGVSLHLSSLEAYVGYKLFDRTGRKMIPTERGKVLFNAVAEPITKLEDVEKNFQKSTEKHTPTISVGMCFETFQTTLEQYVSSLPFNLIISFGEYPEMLDQLDKGILDLIITPKKGSSPNIEHEAFSSEQIILVGGKDVDKAAFNKVLKTKNAKQIEEWLKNEKWYGTTGDMEHLFQYWILNFGHKPNFRPNYIVPNMNSIIRCLKGGTGLAVVPDFLCRNDIENGDIQLIWEGKKKFENTLYFGCRKKTNYQTEIEHIKGLFRKVMA
- a CDS encoding metallophosphoesterase family protein, with the translated sequence MIQIAVFSDVHGNLPALEVVLNDIEKRGIRQKFCLGDLVDFAPWGNEVIEKIRSLNIPCLMGNHDERIAFDIPVVPLSKHSEEETNARFVAIDHSKKHISEPNKKFLAELPFHLKLNYKTGNKHWNIQLVHSSLESNDTYLYESENDEVFNAMLERADADLMVMGHTHLSFKKQFENDTWAVNCGSVGRSKEENRLASYLVLTLDEEKITPEIVQLSYPIDETVRQIKESGIPDYYASFLKNENVLIL
- a CDS encoding NAD(P)H-dependent oxidoreductase encodes the protein MKKVLIINGGQNFGHSGGKYNQTITENTLAVLKELGNVEVKITNVSENYDKNEEVEKFVWADYIIYHTPIWWFQLPNGLKKYIDEVFTAGHAKGIYMSDGRNAENPEINYGTGGMLGGRKYMLTTSWNAPATAFTLPGEFFSEKSVDEGPLFGFHRMNAFVSLEKMESFHFHDVEKNANVERDMKRYRDHVKTVFEKELKPELVS
- a CDS encoding NAD-dependent epimerase/dehydratase family protein, which codes for MKKVLITGITGYIGGTIAKKLLDKNYEVTGLVRNEAHVQELKSLGIKAIVGDIHNEDLIKTAVADVDAVIHNADSADDAYAADNLIKALEGSHKTFIFTSGSAIFGGKENGKRSNFVYTEDFPLTPRLEMASRVLINNYVLQSVQKDIRSIVIVPTMVYGKGLGIKKDSIQIPALVNFSQEKGHGVYFEEGENIWSNLHVEDLADLYVLALEKAKGGSIYYAENGSSSIKNIAENISKKYNLKPAKSLSIQDAVNKFGPAGGYFGFASNSICSADKARTELDWNPIYNSIENFI
- a CDS encoding putative quinol monooxygenase → MKIHLTAIIKAKEEHQTEVLEVLQNMVKETRKEEACELYSLHQGIEDKNEFVFYEIWKNEEGLAQHNQQPYIQAFGALVDEKLQEKPQIYLTNSI